The Vibrio navarrensis genome has a segment encoding these proteins:
- a CDS encoding TetR/AcrR family transcriptional regulator → MRVAEFDREQVLRSAMYEFMSKGFNKTSMQDLKKATGLHPGSIYCAFENKRGLLLAALAHYAEERAQEFHAIFAAHSNVMDGLQSYFAMVVEECASEEIKDCLLQKALSELSKQDDEVEQIIRDTLNAWKLGLLAQLCQAQQNGEISADADCDFLADYLVMGIYGLRTFAHTKPERTLLSKMAQQLLCTLHV, encoded by the coding sequence GTGCGCGTAGCTGAATTTGACCGAGAACAGGTGTTGCGATCCGCGATGTATGAATTTATGTCGAAAGGATTCAATAAGACCAGTATGCAAGATTTGAAAAAAGCCACTGGCCTGCATCCGGGGTCCATCTATTGTGCGTTTGAAAATAAACGCGGTTTATTGCTGGCGGCCTTGGCGCATTATGCCGAGGAGCGAGCGCAAGAGTTCCATGCGATTTTTGCCGCTCACTCCAACGTCATGGACGGACTGCAAAGCTACTTTGCCATGGTGGTTGAAGAGTGTGCCAGTGAGGAGATCAAAGATTGCCTGCTGCAAAAAGCACTGAGTGAGTTGTCCAAACAAGACGATGAAGTGGAGCAAATCATTCGCGATACCCTCAACGCTTGGAAACTCGGCCTGCTCGCACAACTGTGTCAAGCGCAGCAAAACGGGGAGATCAGCGCCGATGCCGACTGCGATTTTCTCGCCGACTATCTGGTGATGGGTATTTATGGCCTGCGCACTTTTGCTCATACCAAACCAGAAAGAACCCTGCTGAGTAAAATGGCGCAGCAACTGCTTTGCACGCTACACGTTTAA
- a CDS encoding alkene reductase, with amino-acid sequence MTDLLFKPYVLNEHLTLNNRIVMAPLTRCMAGEGLVPTDEMAAYYARRAEAGLIISEATIIRPDGQGYPNTPGLFSDAQVAGWKKVTEAVHARGGKIFAQLWHTGRVAHPAFFAGEYVLAPSAVAYEGTVPRRRDLTYTLPKAASKEEIEQLVEDYASAAENAIVAGFDGVEIHGANGYLLDQFLHYDTNLRDDEFGQTPENMARFPLAVIDAIIERIGGHRTGLRLSPGAYAHIKPDARDRAVFDYLLAELETRELAYLHEGMFDDSVEFEHLGGKVSEYMRQHYSKTLMAAGGFSAQSGASAIEQGLFELLAIGRPFIANPDYVARVRSGETLKAYDESMLAELV; translated from the coding sequence ATGACGGATTTACTCTTCAAACCTTATGTTTTAAATGAACACCTTACCCTGAATAACCGCATTGTGATGGCGCCACTGACGCGCTGTATGGCGGGAGAGGGGCTTGTACCAACGGATGAAATGGCCGCTTACTATGCTCGCCGCGCCGAAGCTGGGTTGATCATTTCGGAAGCGACGATCATTCGCCCGGATGGTCAGGGTTACCCCAATACTCCGGGGCTGTTCAGCGATGCGCAAGTTGCTGGCTGGAAGAAAGTGACTGAGGCCGTGCATGCGCGTGGCGGTAAGATTTTTGCTCAGCTTTGGCATACCGGCCGTGTGGCGCACCCTGCCTTTTTTGCCGGTGAGTATGTGCTCGCACCATCGGCGGTGGCGTACGAAGGAACGGTGCCGCGTCGTCGCGATCTAACGTACACCCTGCCTAAAGCCGCGAGTAAAGAAGAGATTGAGCAGTTGGTTGAGGATTACGCCAGTGCCGCTGAAAACGCGATCGTGGCGGGTTTTGATGGGGTGGAAATCCACGGCGCGAATGGCTACCTGCTCGATCAGTTCCTGCACTATGACACCAACTTGCGTGATGATGAGTTTGGCCAGACGCCCGAAAATATGGCGCGTTTTCCTCTGGCGGTGATTGACGCCATTATTGAGCGCATTGGCGGGCATCGCACTGGTCTGCGTTTGTCACCGGGTGCCTACGCACACATCAAACCGGATGCGCGTGACCGAGCCGTGTTTGACTATTTGTTGGCCGAGCTGGAAACGCGTGAGTTGGCGTACCTGCATGAAGGGATGTTTGACGACAGCGTTGAGTTTGAACACCTAGGCGGCAAGGTATCGGAGTATATGCGTCAGCACTACTCAAAAACCTTGATGGCGGCGGGTGGTTTCAGCGCGCAGTCCGGTGCGTCAGCAATTGAGCAAGGGCTATTTGAACTGCTGGCGATTGGTCGCCCGTTCATTGCTAACCCAGATTACGTGGCACGAGTACGCAGCGGCGAGACGCTAAAAGCGTATGATGAAAGTATGCTGGCGGAGCTGGTCTAG
- the aroQ gene encoding type II 3-dehydroquinate dehydratase: MSAKLRILVLNGPNLNLLGLREPAHYGAQTLSQIVENLMTLAKQADIELEHLQSNREYELIEAIHAAHGKVDFIIINPAALTHTSVALRDALLGVAIPYIEVHLSNVHAREPFRHHSYLSDKAVGVICGLGAQGYEFALSAAIAKLRAK, from the coding sequence ATGTCAGCAAAGTTACGAATTCTGGTCTTAAACGGCCCAAATCTTAACCTACTTGGTTTACGCGAGCCTGCCCACTACGGTGCGCAGACACTATCGCAGATCGTCGAAAACTTGATGACATTGGCAAAACAAGCCGATATTGAGCTTGAACATCTGCAATCGAATCGTGAGTACGAACTGATCGAAGCCATTCACGCCGCACACGGCAAGGTGGACTTCATCATCATTAATCCGGCCGCATTGACCCATACCAGTGTCGCACTAAGAGACGCCCTACTCGGCGTCGCGATTCCTTATATTGAAGTGCACCTGTCTAACGTGCATGCACGTGAGCCCTTCCGTCATCACTCCTATTTGTCGGACAAAGCGGTTGGCGTGATCTGCGGTTTAGGCGCACAAGGTTATGAATTTGCTCTGTCGGCAGCCATTGCTAAGCTGCGGGCAAAGTAA
- a CDS encoding 3'-5' exonuclease: MNWLQRKYWHYKLTGSPYQSLFCAPDSREFVSLDCETTSLDPKRAELVTIAATRIIDNRILTSQPFEVRLRAPQSLDSGSVKIHKIRHQDLVDGISECEAITRLLDFIGNRPLVGYHIRYDKKILDLACQRHLGFPLPNPLVEVSQIYHDKLEKHLPNGYFDLSLDAICKHLDLPLQDKHDALQDAFAAALIFVRLTHGDLPSFSSSYLSP; encoded by the coding sequence ATGAACTGGTTGCAACGCAAATACTGGCACTACAAACTGACAGGCTCGCCCTATCAGTCGCTGTTTTGCGCGCCCGACAGCCGTGAGTTTGTCTCTCTGGATTGCGAGACCACCAGCTTAGACCCGAAGCGCGCTGAGCTGGTCACCATTGCCGCGACGCGCATTATCGACAACCGTATTCTCACCAGTCAGCCGTTTGAAGTACGGCTGCGCGCGCCGCAATCGCTCGACTCGGGTTCAGTGAAAATCCACAAAATTCGCCATCAGGATCTGGTCGATGGCATTAGCGAATGCGAAGCCATCACGCGGCTACTCGACTTTATCGGCAACCGCCCTTTAGTCGGTTACCACATCCGATATGATAAGAAGATCTTAGACCTCGCCTGTCAGCGTCACTTAGGTTTCCCACTGCCTAATCCGTTGGTTGAAGTTAGCCAGATCTACCATGACAAACTGGAAAAGCACCTGCCCAATGGCTACTTTGACCTCAGTTTGGATGCGATCTGCAAGCATCTGGATCTGCCGCTTCAAGACAAGCATGACGCGCTGCAAGATGCCTTTGCGGCGGCGTTGATCTTTGTGCGTTTAACCCATGGCGATCTGCCCAGCTTCTCTTCCTCTTACCTCTCCCCGTAA
- the acs gene encoding acetate--CoA ligase: MSEAHIYPVKENIKTHTHADNETYLAMYQQSVIDPEGFWSEHGKIVDWIKPFTKVKQTSFDTGHVDIRWFEDGTLNVSANCIDRHLAKRGDEVAIIWEGDNPAEDKTLTYKQLHQEVCRFSNALKEQGVRKGDVVCLYMPMVPEAAVAMLACTRIGAVHTIVFGGFSPEALAGRIIDSDAKVVITADEGVRGGRAVPLKKNVDEALTNPEVNTISKVMVLKRTGGNIDWHEHRDVWWHEATAKVSDVCPPEEMKAEDPLFILYTSGSTGKPKGVLHTTGGYLVYATMTFKYVFDYQPGEVFWCTADVGWITGHTYLVYGPLSNGAKTILFEGVPNYPKTSRMSEVVDKHQVNILYTAPTAIRALMAKGNEAVEGTERSSLRIMGSVGEPINPEAWEWYYKTIGNEKSPIVDTWWQTETGGILITPLPGATDLKPGSATRPFFGVQPALVDNIGNVIEEQAAEGNLVILDSWPGQMRTVYGDHERFEQTYFSTFRGMYFTGDGARRDEDGYYWITGRVDDVLNVSGHRMGTAEIESALVAHPKIAEAAIVGIPHDIKGQAIYAYVTLNAGEYPSAELHKEVKDWVRKEIGPIATPDVLHWTDALPKTRSGKIMRRILRKIATGDTSNLGDTSTLADPSVIDKLIAEKAELA; this comes from the coding sequence ATGAGTGAAGCCCACATTTATCCGGTTAAAGAGAACATTAAAACTCACACCCACGCGGATAATGAGACCTATCTTGCGATGTACCAACAATCTGTCATCGATCCAGAGGGCTTCTGGAGCGAACACGGCAAAATCGTTGATTGGATCAAGCCTTTTACCAAGGTCAAACAGACCTCTTTTGACACGGGCCACGTTGATATTCGCTGGTTTGAAGATGGCACACTGAACGTTTCCGCTAACTGTATTGACCGCCATCTGGCCAAGCGCGGTGATGAGGTAGCGATTATCTGGGAAGGTGACAACCCAGCCGAAGACAAAACACTGACTTACAAGCAACTGCACCAAGAAGTGTGTCGCTTTTCCAACGCGCTGAAAGAGCAAGGCGTGCGCAAAGGTGACGTGGTGTGTCTCTACATGCCGATGGTGCCGGAAGCGGCGGTGGCGATGCTGGCGTGTACCCGTATCGGCGCCGTGCATACCATCGTCTTTGGCGGCTTCTCACCTGAAGCGCTGGCGGGCCGTATTATCGACTCCGATGCCAAGGTGGTGATTACCGCTGATGAGGGCGTACGCGGCGGCCGCGCCGTGCCCCTGAAAAAGAACGTTGATGAAGCGCTGACCAACCCTGAAGTGAACACCATCAGCAAAGTGATGGTGTTAAAACGCACTGGTGGCAACATTGATTGGCATGAGCACCGCGATGTTTGGTGGCACGAAGCCACCGCAAAAGTCTCTGATGTTTGCCCACCAGAAGAGATGAAAGCCGAAGATCCGCTCTTCATCCTTTACACTTCAGGTTCAACTGGCAAACCAAAAGGCGTACTGCACACCACGGGTGGCTACTTGGTGTACGCGACCATGACCTTTAAATATGTCTTTGACTATCAGCCCGGCGAGGTGTTCTGGTGTACCGCTGACGTGGGCTGGATCACCGGACACACCTATCTGGTTTACGGCCCACTGTCCAACGGGGCGAAAACTATTCTGTTTGAAGGCGTACCAAACTACCCGAAAACCAGCCGCATGAGCGAAGTGGTCGACAAGCACCAAGTCAACATTCTTTATACTGCGCCAACGGCAATTCGCGCGCTGATGGCCAAAGGCAATGAAGCGGTTGAAGGAACAGAGCGTAGCAGCTTGCGCATTATGGGTTCGGTGGGCGAACCGATTAACCCAGAAGCGTGGGAGTGGTACTACAAAACCATCGGCAATGAAAAATCGCCGATTGTCGACACTTGGTGGCAAACCGAAACCGGCGGCATTTTGATCACGCCACTTCCTGGCGCAACGGACCTGAAACCGGGTTCAGCGACGCGCCCATTCTTCGGCGTACAGCCTGCACTGGTCGACAACATCGGCAACGTGATTGAAGAGCAAGCGGCGGAAGGTAACCTCGTTATCCTCGACTCTTGGCCCGGTCAGATGCGCACTGTGTATGGTGACCACGAACGCTTTGAGCAGACCTATTTCTCTACCTTCCGTGGCATGTATTTCACTGGTGACGGCGCGCGTCGCGACGAAGATGGCTACTACTGGATCACAGGCCGTGTGGATGACGTATTGAACGTCTCTGGCCACCGTATGGGCACAGCAGAAATTGAATCGGCACTGGTGGCGCATCCTAAGATTGCTGAAGCAGCGATCGTCGGCATTCCGCACGACATCAAGGGTCAGGCGATTTACGCCTACGTGACGCTCAACGCTGGGGAATACCCATCGGCTGAGCTACACAAAGAGGTGAAAGATTGGGTACGTAAAGAGATCGGCCCGATTGCCACGCCAGATGTGCTGCATTGGACCGATGCGCTACCGAAAACGCGCTCAGGCAAAATCATGCGCCGCATTCTGCGTAAGATCGCCACCGGTGACACCAGTAACTTGGGCGATACCTCAACACTGGCCGATCCAAGTGTGATCGACAAGCTGATCGCCGAGAAAGCCGAGCTGGCCTAA
- a CDS encoding 3-phenylpropionate MFS transporter: MFTPSPYGWISQYFLGFFFAYGVYLPFWSLWFKEQGVSSTDIGLLVGIGLATRCVANMVITPRVHRAEHIMPALRWLSFAALIFVAFHFFTGGDFWLMALATVLFNLCCGPAVPLSDALANYYARLKMLDYGRTRLWGSIAFIAGSTVVGYLIALYGSDMILYTALAGVFVSLLFSLRKPTLMPVTSQEHHTQRPKLTELLTDKPVVTFLLLAALIQGSHAAYYSFSAIYWKQAGHSEEIIGYLWSLGVVAEVAVFALSKRLFAGWSLRALFVTASIGVMLRWGITASTTLLLGLVFVQLLHGVTFAMTHIAAIQYIQHSPEHKMVALQALYNALPLGAFIAAMTALSGWGFEQWGANVFWVMAAMGFIALFVKVTPVSEEPHVIDLAKAEPKAQN; encoded by the coding sequence ATGTTTACCCCATCCCCTTATGGCTGGATTTCTCAATATTTCCTCGGCTTCTTTTTTGCTTACGGTGTTTATCTGCCATTTTGGTCGTTGTGGTTTAAGGAGCAGGGCGTCTCTTCCACCGATATCGGCTTGCTGGTGGGGATTGGTTTAGCAACGCGTTGTGTGGCGAATATGGTGATCACGCCGCGCGTGCATCGCGCCGAACACATCATGCCAGCGTTACGCTGGCTCAGTTTCGCCGCGCTAATTTTTGTCGCGTTTCACTTTTTTACTGGCGGTGATTTCTGGTTGATGGCGCTGGCGACCGTGTTATTCAACCTCTGTTGTGGCCCGGCGGTACCGCTCTCTGATGCGCTCGCCAACTACTACGCCCGCTTAAAAATGCTTGATTACGGCCGCACGCGCTTGTGGGGATCCATCGCGTTTATTGCGGGCTCGACCGTGGTGGGGTATTTGATTGCACTCTACGGCAGCGACATGATCCTTTACACCGCGTTGGCTGGGGTGTTTGTTTCGTTGCTATTTAGCTTGCGCAAACCGACGCTGATGCCAGTAACAAGCCAAGAGCATCACACCCAGCGGCCGAAGTTAACTGAGTTACTCACCGACAAACCCGTCGTGACCTTTTTGCTATTGGCGGCGCTCATCCAAGGGAGCCACGCGGCTTACTACAGCTTTAGTGCCATTTACTGGAAACAGGCTGGCCATTCCGAAGAGATCATCGGCTATCTGTGGAGCTTAGGGGTGGTGGCCGAAGTGGCGGTGTTTGCTTTGAGTAAGCGCCTGTTTGCGGGTTGGTCATTACGTGCGCTGTTTGTCACCGCATCGATTGGCGTCATGCTGCGCTGGGGGATCACTGCCTCCACCACCTTGCTGCTTGGTCTGGTTTTCGTTCAATTACTGCACGGCGTGACGTTTGCTATGACACACATTGCGGCCATTCAATACATTCAACACTCGCCAGAGCACAAAATGGTCGCGCTGCAAGCGCTCTACAATGCCCTGCCGTTAGGCGCTTTTATCGCGGCCATGACGGCGTTAAGTGGCTGGGGCTTTGAGCAGTGGGGCGCGAATGTGTTCTGGGTGATGGCGGCCATGGGCTTTATCGCGCTGTTTGTTAAAGTGACGCCTGTCAGCGAAGAGCCGCATGTGATTGATCTGGCGAAAGCCGAGCCGAAAGCACAGAATTAG
- a CDS encoding DUF294 nucleotidyltransferase-like domain-containing protein translates to MPDKFNMQSPPFDRLSEGQQALLRSSLDVAYYRTRDIVLPAGQPSDSLHILIKGAVEERSADHQEVFAHYANDDMFDVRALFEATVRHHYVALEDTLSYLLPKALFLELYNENGQFAAYFDSNLAKRQELIEAAQQQQNLAEFILTKVDKAIYHPAMILPPEMPINQVTKTLKENGIDAALVKLHDDDPRCRQQPSAHPYAIVTRTNMLHSVMLEDKPLDTPVGEIATFPVCHVDNGDFLFNAMITMTRNRMKRLMVCDGHQAVGMLDMTQILSAFSTHSHVLTLSIARASSVEELALASNKQRQLVESLLKNGIRTRFIMELISAVNEQIIEKAFELVVPPALHDHCCLIVLGSEGRGEQILKTDQDNALIIKDGLEWQLCGEVMQQLTHTLQQLGYPLCPGNVMVNNPKWVRSQTHWKKTLADWVKAAKPEQVMDIAIMADAHAVAGNKSLLAPVKAHLCQLMADQELILTEFTRPALSFSVPLTLFGNVKADKSGLDIKQGGIFPIVHGIRALTLEYALSENNTFDRIDALVKRKVLEQTTADNLSEALKLFFKLRLAQQLSEQHSNNKISLKLLDRTERDLLRHSLHVVKKFKQWLGYHYQIKD, encoded by the coding sequence ATGCCTGATAAATTTAATATGCAATCTCCACCGTTTGACCGCCTGAGTGAAGGACAGCAAGCCCTGCTGCGCTCGTCACTGGACGTCGCCTACTATCGAACCCGCGACATTGTTCTGCCTGCCGGGCAGCCGAGCGATTCTCTGCACATTCTCATCAAAGGTGCAGTCGAAGAGCGCTCCGCTGATCATCAGGAAGTGTTCGCCCACTACGCCAACGACGATATGTTTGACGTCCGCGCCCTGTTTGAAGCGACTGTGCGCCACCACTACGTCGCGCTGGAAGATACCCTCTCCTATCTGCTGCCCAAAGCGCTGTTTCTGGAACTTTATAATGAAAATGGTCAGTTCGCGGCCTACTTCGACAGCAACCTCGCCAAACGGCAAGAGTTGATTGAAGCGGCGCAGCAGCAACAAAACTTGGCCGAGTTTATTCTCACCAAAGTCGACAAGGCGATTTACCACCCGGCGATGATTCTTCCGCCCGAGATGCCGATCAATCAGGTCACCAAAACCTTGAAGGAAAACGGCATCGACGCCGCGCTGGTCAAACTGCATGACGATGACCCTCGCTGTCGCCAACAGCCTTCCGCCCACCCGTATGCCATCGTCACCCGCACCAACATGCTCCATTCGGTGATGCTGGAAGACAAACCGCTCGATACTCCGGTAGGCGAGATTGCCACCTTCCCGGTTTGCCATGTGGATAATGGCGATTTTCTGTTTAACGCCATGATCACCATGACGCGCAACCGCATGAAACGCCTGATGGTGTGCGACGGTCACCAAGCGGTTGGTATGCTCGACATGACGCAGATCCTCAGCGCCTTCTCCACTCATTCTCACGTGCTGACCTTAAGCATCGCCCGTGCGTCCAGCGTGGAAGAGTTAGCGCTGGCGTCGAACAAACAGCGCCAATTGGTCGAAAGCTTGCTGAAAAACGGCATTCGCACGCGCTTTATCATGGAGCTGATATCGGCGGTCAACGAACAAATTATTGAGAAAGCGTTTGAGCTAGTCGTGCCTCCGGCGCTACACGACCACTGCTGTCTGATCGTGCTCGGCTCTGAAGGTCGAGGTGAGCAAATCCTCAAGACCGACCAAGATAACGCGCTCATCATCAAAGACGGTCTGGAATGGCAGTTGTGCGGCGAAGTGATGCAGCAGCTCACTCATACTTTGCAACAGCTTGGCTACCCACTTTGCCCGGGCAATGTCATGGTCAATAACCCGAAATGGGTGCGCAGCCAAACACACTGGAAAAAAACCTTGGCGGACTGGGTAAAAGCCGCCAAACCGGAGCAAGTCATGGACATCGCGATCATGGCCGATGCCCACGCCGTTGCCGGCAATAAGAGCCTACTGGCGCCAGTGAAAGCGCACTTGTGTCAATTGATGGCAGATCAAGAGCTGATCCTCACCGAATTCACCCGCCCCGCTCTGAGCTTTTCCGTGCCGCTGACGCTATTTGGCAATGTTAAAGCCGATAAATCAGGGCTCGACATCAAGCAAGGCGGCATTTTCCCGATTGTGCACGGCATTCGCGCTCTAACGCTGGAATACGCCTTGAGCGAAAACAACACCTTCGACCGCATTGACGCCTTGGTCAAACGCAAAGTGCTTGAGCAAACCACCGCCGATAACCTCAGCGAAGCATTGAAGCTGTTTTTTAAATTGCGTCTTGCTCAGCAGTTGTCCGAGCAACACAGCAACAACAAAATCAGTTTGAAACTGCTCGATCGCACCGAGCGTGACTTGCTGCGCCACAGTTTGCACGTGGTGAAAAAGTTTAAGCAGTGGCTGGGTTATCACTATCAAATCAAAGATTAA
- the accB gene encoding acetyl-CoA carboxylase biotin carboxyl carrier protein codes for MDIRKIKKLIELVEESGISELEISEGEESVRISRHGQMMAAPAPIHYAAAPVAAAPVAEATPAAAPAVSAGHKVLSPMVGTFYRSPSPDSKAFIEVGQSVKAGDTLCIVEAMKMMNQIEADKSGVVTAILVEDGQPVEFDQPLVVIE; via the coding sequence ATGGATATTCGTAAAATCAAAAAACTGATCGAACTGGTTGAAGAATCTGGCATTTCTGAGCTAGAGATCTCTGAAGGTGAAGAATCAGTACGCATCAGCCGTCATGGTCAAATGATGGCTGCGCCTGCACCTATCCACTACGCAGCTGCGCCAGTGGCCGCAGCACCCGTTGCTGAAGCGACGCCAGCTGCAGCACCCGCGGTAAGCGCAGGCCACAAAGTGCTTTCTCCAATGGTAGGCACCTTCTACCGTTCACCAAGTCCAGATTCTAAAGCGTTCATCGAAGTGGGCCAAAGCGTAAAAGCGGGTGACACGCTATGCATCGTTGAAGCGATGAAGATGATGAACCAAATCGAAGCGGATAAATCTGGTGTCGTTACTGCTATCCTTGTTGAAGATGGCCAGCCAGTAGAATTCGACCAGCCACTCGTTGTTATCGAATAA